The sequence below is a genomic window from Dyadobacter chenwenxiniae.
TTATGGTCAAACCGTTCAATCCGATGGAAGTTCACGCCAAAATCAATGCAATCCTCCGCCGAAGTAAACGCTACTCTTAATCAGCAAATCAATATGGAATTGACAAGCACGTCCCCAGGAATGGTTGTTGAGCCAAAATCCTACGTTGCGTTGTTCAGGGTCATTTATCTGAACAAAAATCTGGCACAGTATCTGAGGTTCTCAGAGCAGTATGCCGATTCAATGCAAGTTGAATACTTTGACTCCAAAGAAGGCGTTCTCCGCGCCCTTGAAGAAAATTATCCCGCAGACATTATCCTGGCCCACACAGAAAGCGATGGCCTGCAATTGCTGGACACGATCCGGAATAATGCTGGTTTCGGTAACATTCCGTTTGTGCTGATGGTCGATAAGCTGAGCCATGAAGCCATTGAAATGGCCCGCAAGCATCACGCCGACGATGTTTTTTCCGTGCGCTTCGACGATGGCGACCTGATTACCCGCATCCGTTATTTCAAAAAGCGGCAGTGGTATGTGGCCAGCAAAGCCTCGCAAAAAATAGGTGCTCAAAGCACACGGACGCCTCTCTGGAAAAGGGCCATCGATGTCATCACGACGGGCACAGCTGTAATCATTTTACTGCCTGTGTTCCTGCTAGTGGCACTTTTGATCCGCCTGGACTCGAAAGGGCCAGTTTTCTACAAATCCAAAAGGGTAGGGAGCGGCTACAAGATCTTTGACCTTTATAAATTCCGCACGATGCGCACGGATGCCGATCAGCTGATTCGGAAAATGGCTGCGTTGAGCATGTATAACAAAACAACGGAACCCTTAAATCAGATCGAAAGCAATGGTTTATGCGACGAATGTATAGCTGGGAACCAATGCAAAAGCTTGCTGTTCCATGATGGGAAAGAGATCTGCGAGAAGCTTTATCACTTCCAGAAAGATCAGAAAGCGGCTTTTATGAAATTCCAGAACGATCCGCGGATCACGCGTTTCGGGCAGTTCCTGAGAAATAGCAGCCTGGACGAATTGCCACAGTTGATCAACATCCTGAAAGGCGATATGTCACTGGTGGGTAACCGCCCGCTTCCGCTGTACGAAGCCGAAAAAATGACCACTGACGATAAAATCCTCCGCTTTGCAGGCCCAGCCGGACTTACCGGCTTGTGGCAGGTGACCAAGCGCGGAAAGGGGAAAGCGGATATGTCGGAAGAGGAAAGGACGCAGCTTGACATTACCTATGCGAAGGAATTTTCCTTCAAAATGGATATGCAGATTATTTTAAAAACATTTCCGGCCCTCTTGCAATCAGAAAACGTTTAGCACTCCTTTATCAGAAAACTATCGAAACTACTTGTACACGCTTATGTTAAATGGTCTTAACCCATTCGTTGCGAGACCCATCGTACTGTTTAATAACCCGCGCAGGATTGCCTACAACGACGGAATAGGGAGGGATACTTTTTGTGACGACGGCTCCTGCGGCAATTACGCAGTGTTTTCCAATGGTAACGCCGGCAGTGATGACCGAGTTAGCACCAATCCAGCAATCATCTTCAATCACAATGGGTGCGACGCTGACACCTTGTTCGTGAATCGGTCGCCTGGTGTCGGTGTAGTTATGGTTCAGTCCGCTTGCCACGATATTTTGAGCGAGAATAACATTATTACCAACCGTTATCGGGCCAATGATAACATTGCCCAGCCCAATCAACGAATTATTGCCTATTCTAACTTCCCCCACACCATTATTAACCGTAGTAAAGTCTTCAATCATAGAATTGTCTCCGATTGAAAAGGGGTTAAATGGTAGCACATCCATTCTCACCCAGCTCCTTATGATAACGTTTTTCCCCCTTTGGTGATAGAAACGATTCAAAATCACCCTTACCCAAAGCCTCGGACGAGCCTGATTTGTAGGAATAAGAAGCCAGTGAAAGAATTTTTTTAAACGTGGATTGCTCTTGATTCGGTCTGAAAAAGCCATTCGGATGGGACAGAAGAAAAGTAGAAGTATTTTTATTCAAATGTATTTCCTATAACTACAAAATCAAGCAAAACGCATTTTAAATAAACTGTTTTTTAAAAAATAATGCCGATGAGATACGCAGTGTTTTTAATTCCCTTGTTTTTGATTACCCTCACAACACACGCCCAGGAGTCTTTGAGCAAAGATGTAGACTACGCTTATCTCGAAAAACTAATTGCGGTTACCAGAGCTAATTACCCGAAAATAAAAATGTACGACGACCGGGTAACGATTGCCGAATACGCGATCAAGAAGGCAAAGCTCTCGTACTTTGACATTTTCAATTTCTCTTACCTGTATAGCCCAAACAATAACACCGCCACGATTTCGCCAACGCTGCTGAGTGGTTACCAGCTGGGCTTCTTCGTCAATATTGGCGCTATTTTGCAAAAGCCCAGCCTCATTAAGCAGGCCAAAGTGGAACTTTCGGTGATGCAGCATGACAAGGAATCATTTGACCTGAATATGGTCGCGGAAGTAAAAAAACGGTATTTCACATTGATCCAGAAGCGCGCGGTTTATAAGGTGCGCTCCAATGCGGCGCTGGATGTGGAAAGTATGGTTGCCAATGTAAAGAAGCGCTTTGAAATGGGGCAGGAGTCACTGGAAAAATATAACCAGATACTGGTTATGCAAACAGACCATTACCAGAACTTGCTGAATGCCGAAAGTGATATTTTGATAGCGAAAAGCAGTCTGGAAGAGTTATTGGGACAAAAATTAGAAGATGTAAAATGAGCGAGTTTGTACAATTCCTGAGACTACTGCAGCGAAATAAGGTCACATTGATCCTGGTTCCGCTGATCACCGTTATCCTTTGCTATTTCCTTGTACGGCGCCTGCCTGACACATTTGAATCACACGCACGCATTGCAACCGGCCTTGTGGACAAGACAGACCAGGTTGTTACCAAAGCAAAGGACGAGCAGGACCAGCAGATCGCACGCAAGTTTGAGAGCCTGATTCAGGTCATGCGTTTGAAAAGGACGATTGATCAAGTGTCCTACCGACTTCTCCTGAACCATCTCAAAGGCTTGAAAGACTCGACCTGGCGCGAGCCCGTGAAGGAACTGGAAAGCATGAGCAAAGCCGATAAAAGTAAGGCGATTGCCCTGATCACTCAGAAATACAAGAATCGCGAGGAGCTGTTCCTGTCCAAACCCTATGAAAACGAGCTGAACAACATTATTGTGGATATGGGTTATGGCGCCAATGCACTGCGTGAAAAGCTGATCATTTACCGCACAGGCGTAGGCGATTATATTGATATCGAATTCGAAGCGGAGAACCCCGAACTCGCCGCCTATGTGATCAATACGCTGAGCGAAGAGTTCATCTCAGATAACTCGACGCGCGTGGTTGGAAACAATAAAAAGACCATTGATTTTCTGCAACGTTTCATGCTGCAAAAACTCAGCGCGCTCAACAGCCGCATGAACACGCTCAGGAATTTCAAAATTCAGAACCGGGTTTTGAACCTGAATGAGCAAGCGAAGAGCATTTATGGCCAAATGGCTGATTATGAGACACGAAGAGAAGTTGCACAGAAGGACATTGTGGCGTTGGCAGCGGCAATCAACAACATTGATAAAAAGTTTGATCCCACCGAGCGGAAATATTTTGAAAGCGCACTGACCGGGATCAATCAAAAAATCATTGCCTCGAAAAGTAATCTGCGCGCATTGAATGAGCGATATGTGGTCAGCAATTTTGATCAGCGTCTGAAATTCAGCATCGATTCCCTGAGAAACCAGCTGACAGAAGAAATCGACGAGGCGACGGACAAGTATGCCTACAACCCGATGGCGCTAAAACAGGATCTGGTCACGCAGAAATTGCAAATGGAAATTTCGCTGGAACTGGCCAAAAGCAGCGTTGCCTCAATTCAGGGTGAGCTCAACCGGTTGAACAGGAAATTTGACGGACTGGTGCCAAATGAAGCGACCATCCAGGAATATGAAACATCAATTGACATTGCCAGTAAAGAATACATTGAGGCATTGCAGCGCTATAATGAGGCGAGCCTTGAATTCAGCTTTCCGGTTTACCTGCGTCTGATCGAAAGAGCGATGCCGGGTGAAGTGCAGGCATCCAAAAAAATGGTGCTGGTGGTGCTTTCCGGCGTGATCAGCCTGACATTCTGCGTGTTCGTGTTCTTCATTTTGTATTATATTGATAAGTCCATCCGGTATCCGTTACAACTGGCCAATGCAACCGAAAGGCCTGTATTGGGTTATCTCAATGCATTGGACAAAGGCTCAAACGTGAGCCTTTCGGGGATGAATGCTTCGGACGACAGGTCGATCAGACTGTATAAAAATCTGGTTCGATCCATTCGCTATGAGCTTGATAATGAAATAGATGATCCTAAAATCATTGCAGTCACAAGCCTGTCACAGGGCGTGGGGAAAACCTCATTTGTTGTTGCGCTCGCCTGGGCTTTTTCTAAAATAAATAAGTCGGTGCTCATTATTGACGGAAACTTTGGACAGCCGGACATTTCCAAGCTGAACCCGGATTCGAGCCAGATCGAAAGCTTCGTAAAGAGCAATACGGTGATCGAAGCCAGTGCGGGGCAAATCCGTATTCTGGGCAATAAAGGGGGCGACATTTCCCTGCTCGAACTGGCCGACGAAAAGGCTGTAGGCGATCGCCTGCAAGTGCTTAAAACGCAATTCGACATTATTTTGGTGGAAACAGACTCGCTCACGGCAATGAACAAGGCCAAGGAATGGATCACATTTTCAGACCGCGTAGTCGCTGTTTTTGCCGCTGGAAGATCTATTTCAGATGAAGATCAGTCTAAAATCCAATATCTCAATAATTTGGACGCCAAGTTCTCAGGCTGGGTGCTGACCAACACCGAGGACATTCCCGAGCAAGCCGGTAAAATTGGAAAACCTGTGGAAGTATGAAAATAGTGGAAGCGGTTTGGCTACTTACTCAGTTCCTGATCTGGTATAACCTGGTCTTTCCGGTGGTGCTGCTCCTGATTTACAGCATTCGCAGTAAGGACAAGCTGGCGACGGCCGGTGCCCTGGTTCCGGAAGAACCGGATTACGGCATTATTGTCACGGCTTACGAATACACGCAGCAGCTTCCCACGGTGGTAAGCTCGCTGCTGGAACTGGATTACCAACGCTATCATATTTATGTAGTGGCCGATAAATGTGACATTACCGGACTGCATTTCCCATCAGAAAGGGTTTCATTGCTAAGACCCGAGCAAACGCTGGGCAGTAACACCCGTTCCCATTTTTATGCAATCCGCCATTTTATCCGGCCCCATTCGCACCTGACCATTATCGATAGCGATAACCTGACCGACCCCCAATATCTCAATGAGCTCAATGTTTATTTCAAAGCGGGATTTCAGGCGGTGCAGGGCGTGAGGGAAGCGAAAAATCTGGATAGCACCTATGCTTGCCTGGACGCTGCAAGAGACATTTATTATCACTTTTACGATGGTAAAGTGCTTTTCGGCGCAGGATCTTCGGCAACACTTGCGGGCTCGGGAATGGCATTCACGACCGCGCTTTACAAGGAATGTCTGGGGCACCTGGATGTTACCGGTGCGGGTTTTGATAAGGTGTTGCAGGAAGGCATTGTCAGCAGAAAGTATCGCATTGCATTCGCCGAAAAGGCCATCGTTTATGATGAGAAAACCACAGGAAGCGATCAGCTTGTGAAGCAACGGGCACGCTGGATCAACACATGGTTTAAATATTTTGCACTTGGATTTAAGATATTTTTCAGCGGATTAACCAGCCTGAACCGGAATCAAACCTTGTTCGGACTAGTGCTGCTCAGACCGCCGCTGTTTATATTTTTGATCCTGTCGGTATTTTTCTTGCTCATTAACCTGTTCATTTCGATTCCCGTGGCCCTCATGTGGTTTGTTGGTTTGTGTGTTTTCGTTATGGGTTTTTATATTTCCTTAAAACGCTCGCATACCGATTCCCGGATCTACCAATCGCTGGTAAACATTCCGAAGTTCATTTCTTTTCAGCTTATCGCCTTACTTAACGCCAGAAAGGCCAATCAGATTTCTGTGGCCACACGCAGCGGCCAGACGGACGAAAAACAGATATAGCCCTGCGATATGAAAATTTACCCGGTTAAGACAGAAAAGAGAAAGAAAGAGACGTTCGACCATCTGACGCCGCTGCAAAAAAAGACGAGGCAGGTTGCTTTGCTGCTGGCTTTGGTCAGCGCATTCATTTTTTTCTTTAAAATCTTGTTCTTTTAATGGAGAAGGATTTACAACTTTTTATTTCCAACAGCAATGCGGCTGAGCGAACATTTAAAGGCAAGCTTCACAAGCTGTTTTTGATAGATAAGCTCAGCAATACCACCGGACTGCTCATCCTTCTTTTGCTTTCAGCGGGGTTGGGTGCTTTAATAGCGTATCACGGCATCATCGCCGGCGCTTTGATCATTGTGTTAATGATTGGGCCGCCATTTATTTATTCCATTGTTGTTTTTCCGCAGTTCGGGATTACCGTTTTACTGATGCTCGCCTATCTGCTCTTTTTTGTAGGCAGGCTGGGCATAGATTTCCCGCTGGGAACGGTCATGGACGGAATTCAGGGACTACTCATTTTAGGCTTTTTTATTCGCCAGAAACGTAACCCAGACTGGACCATGTTCAGGGGGCAGATCGGGACGATGATCCTGATCTGGATCGTTTATAACATTACACAGGTGGCGAATCCGGTTGCTGAATCGCGCCTGGCCTGGGTTTACACGATCAGGGCGGTGGCAATTGTAATGCTTACGTATTTCGTTTTTATGTATCAGATCCGGACGGTGGAGCAGGTCCGGTTTATTTTGAAGATGTGGATCGGTCTGGCAACATTTGCTGCGTTGTACGCATTCAAGCAGGAATTTATCGGCTTTTCGGCTGCCGAGGAAGCCTGGCTATATTCGGACCCTAACATCAAGGAGCTGCTTTTCATTTCCGGGCACTGGCGGAAGTTTTCGATTTTTTCAGACCCTGTGGCCTTTTCGTATAATATGGTGGTTAGCAGTATTTTGTGTATTGCGCTGCTATCGTATGTGAAGGAGAGATGGAAAAAAGTTGTGCTCGCGGGGCTTACAGTGATGATGTTTACCGCGATGCTTTTCTCAGGAACAAGGGGCGCGTATGTGTTGCTGCCGGCTGCCATGGTGTTGTTTGTAATTTTGAAATTCAACAGACAGGTGCTCATTGGAACTGCCATTGCAGGCGTGGGGATAGTATTTCTAATTTTGGTGCCTACCTCAAACTCCAACATTGTCCGCTTTCAAACTGCATTCAAACCTAACGAAGACATTTCCTTTCAAGCCAGGAAGAACAACCAGAAACGGATTCAGCCTTACATTTTGTCCCATCCGATGGGGGGCGGCCTGGGGGCGACGGGCGCCTGGGGACAGCGCTTTGCACCACAGTCTTATCTGGCCAATTTCCCACCGGACAGTGGTTACGTGCGAATAGCCGTGGAGCTGGGCTGGATTGGTCTTGCTATATTTTGTGTGTTGATGTTCTTTATTTTAAGAGAGGGCATTAATAACTATTTCTCCATCCGCGATCCAGAGCTGAAAACGTATTGTATGGCCATGCTGCTCATTGTTTTTGCCTATAACATTGGTAATTATCCGCAGGAAGCACTGGTTCAGTTTCCCTCAAATATCTATTTCTATCTCGTTGTTGCGCTCATTAACGTCACCAAAATCATTGATGAAAAACAGCAGATTCGAAAAGTCAGGCAGGAAGTTGTTCCGGAAGCACAGTAGCTGTTTCGACAGGCTTTCTGGAATGCCTGCAAGGCGTGAAACCGCAGCGCTGTCCATGACCATTTTAATTAAAATAAAAACGATGGGATGCGCCGGACGTAGATAGAATTATTTGTACAAAAAGATTAAATTACCCCATATTCGTATAAACAGTTACATTGAAAATCGCTCACCTGATATTGGCTCATGGACAACCTGCACAACTAGCCAGGTTGGTTAGAACATTAGCTCATCCCGACGCGTATTTTTTTCTGCACATTGACAAAAAAGCCGTTCTTCCGGAGTTTGAAGCCATTTTGCCAAAAGAAAATGTGTTCTATGTAAATAAGCGGGAGAAAGTAGGCTGGGGTGCATACAGCATTGTTCAGGCTACCATCAATGGGCTGGAAGCGATCGTTTCTTCTGAGTTGAATATCGGATACATCAACTTGCTGAGCGGCTCCGACTATCCCTTGAAAAGAGCAGATGAGATCCACAATTTTTTTCGAGACCAAAACGGAAAAAATTTCATGGAATTTTTGTCTGTTTCCCACGAATGGAAAGAGGCAATTCCGCGCCTAAGCGAATATCACCTGACCGATTACCATTTTTCAGGGAAGTATTTCGTGCAAAGATGGATGAACAAGCTGTTACCCGCCAGAAAGATGCCCGACAATCTGGTGGCTGTGGGACGGTCCCAGTGGATGAGCATTACTCTGGATGCAGCGAAGTACCTTTTAACGTATTTAAAGGCGCATCCTGAGGTTACGCATTTTTTTAAACATACTTGGGCGCCGGATGAGATCATTTTTCAGACCATACTCTATAATTCGCGCCTTAGGGATACAATGGTGAACAACAACCTCCGGTACATCCGCTGGCAAGACGGCAAGGCAAGCCCGGAAATATTTACAGCAATGGATGAGCAGGATCTGTTGAACTCAGGGGCACTTTTTGCCCGAAAATTCGATATGACTTCTCATCCTGAAATACTGGACCAGATAGACAAGAAGATTTTTAGCTACACGTAGGTTATTATGGATATCGTCATTACCGGACAACAGGCTTGGGACGTAGAGATAGGAAGTAATTGCAAAAACATTGCGCTTGAATTTAGCAAGCACCACCGTGTCTTGTATGTGAATTCCCCTCTCGACCGTGCCAGTTTGTTTAAAAACAGCAAAGATCCAAAGGTCCTGAAACGCCGGGAAGTAATTAAGAATAAGCGGGATGGACTGGAAAAAGTGCAGGAAAACTTATGGGTGCTCTATCCGGATAAGCTCATAGAATCAATAAACTGGATTTCTTCGGATAAAATTTTTACTTTCTTCAATCGAAGGAACAACCGGATTTTTGCAGATTGTATCCAAAAAGAAATCGACAAGCTGGGCTTTAAGGATATCATTCATTTTAACGACAATGATATGTTCCGGAGCTTCTATCTGAAAGATATGCTCGAACCCAAATTGTCGATTTATTACTCGCGGGATTATATGCGGGCCGTTGACTACTGGAAAAAGCATGGCGACTTGCTCGAACCGCAGCTGATTGCCAAAAGTGATCTCTGCGTAGCCAACTCGACTTATCTGGCCGATTATTGCCGAAAATTCAATCCAAATTCATATTATGTGGGTCAAGGCTGCGACCTGGACATTTTTCTGGCAGGTGGCAATGCACCCAAACCGGCCGATCTGAGCCATTTATCCAGCCCGCGCATTGGTTATGTGGGTGCATTGCAAAGCATCCGCCTGGATATGGACCTGCTCCGGTACATTGCCGAGCAACGGCCCACGTGGAATATTGTGCTGGTAGGACCCGAGGATAATGAATTCCTGGCCAGCAAATTACATGAATTGCCTAACGTGCTATTCACGGGTTCGCGGGATATCAGCGATTTACCTGCCTATATCAACGCTTTTGACGTTTGCCTCAATCCGCAATTACTGAACGAGGTTACCATTGGAAATTACCCGCGAAAAATAGACGAATATCTGGCTGTCGGAAAGCCAACGGTGGCAACCAGCACCGACGCGATGAGTGTTTTTTCGGAGCATGTCTACCTTGGAAAGTCCAAAGACGACTACATTAAGCTTATCGAGCAGGCACTTTCGGAAAATTCAGAGGCCAGGATTGCGGCGCGCAGAACATTTGCGAGCTCCCACACATGGGAGAATAGTGTCGGGGAAATTTACAAGGCGATCGGCGCGTCAGGTTCCGGTAAGAAAGATTATCGTTACAGCAATTTTAACTGAACCAATCCTAACTCGGATTCAGCTTTTAGTAACACAAGCTTTTGGGCAAGATCATTGTTCCAGCTCCCTTGTTTGAGAATGGCTTCGAGCTCTTTATACTGATTGGCCGTCGAGAGCATTCCCACGGAGAAAAGGGATGAGCGGAATTTATGAATAGACTGACGCAGTCTTTCAAGATCACCTGCTCGCGAGGACTCTTCAATCGTATCTAATTGTGTCTTGCTGTCATTTTCAAACATCTGGATCAGCTCGGCGCGAAGCTCGTTATCGCCGCCTGTTATTTCTGCCAGATATTCAAGATTAAGTATGCTGTCCGCCATGGTGCCCTGTTGTTGAGGAATTATTTCTTTGATTTGTGGAGCGGGAGAAGGCGTTTCTAAGTGGCCTTTATTTCCCAGATATGCAATTGTATATATTAATTCGCTTTCCTTAAAAGGCTTCGAAATGTAGCTGTTAGCACCAATGCTAAGGCATTCTTCCTTTTCGCCGACCATGGCGTGTGCCGTCATTGTAATGATCGGGATCGTTTTTGAGATGGACTTACGGATCTCTTTAATGGCCGTGTACCCGTCCATGACAGGCATTTGGATATCCATTAAAACAATGTCGAATTCTTCCTCGCGCAGCTTGTCCAATGCTTCCTGACCATTGTTGACAATGCTCAATGGAATTTTTAATCTTTCAAATATAGCACGTAGTAATTTCTGATTTAGTGTATTGTCCTCGGCAGCCAACACTTTAAGTAACGAAATAGATTCCCGTGGATCAATGACTATTTCCTCAGCCGGTTCTGCGGGCGCTTGCATCACCTGAAATGGGAAGTCCATTATAAAAGTCGTCCCTTTTCCGAGCTCACTTTCCAGCTTTACCGTTCCTTCGAAAAGCCCAACGAGTGATTTTACAATGCTAAGGCCAAGCCCGGTTCCGCCAAAAACCCGCGTTGTGCTTTCTGTGGCTTGCACAAAGCGGTTGAAAACATCACTCAGCTTGTCTTTCGCAATTCCTATGCCGGTGTCGGTTACGGTCATGCGGATAGTTTGCACGCCATTGACAGATCTCCTGACGGGCTCAACGCTCAATGTAACACCTCCTTTTTCTGTGAATTTCAGAGCATTGCCGCATACATTAAGCAAAATCTGGGTTAATCTCAGCTTATCCGCCTCCACAAAAGCAGGCAAGTCATCGGCCAGTCTGTATTGGTAAGAAATGCCTTTTTCGACTGCTTTTTGTTTGGCAATAACCGATACGGACTCGACCACTTCTTTCAGTGAAATTGTAGTTTTTTCCAAATGCACCTGACCTGCTTCAATTTTGGAGAAATCCAGAATATCGTTGATGAGTTCCAGCAAGTTTCGCCCGGCATACTGGATATACTCTACATATTCCATGCTCTTTGGCTCCTTTACTTCTCCGACCAGCAGATTTGTAAAGCCAATGATCGCATTGAGCGGCGTGCGTATTTCGTGACTCACATTGGATAAGAAAATATCTTTCACTCGCACCGATTTTTCGGCCAGCGCCCTCGCCTTTTCGAGCGTGGCCTCATAATTGGCCCTTTCGGTAATGTCCCGAAAAACAGTAATTGCGCTGGTAACCTCACCCTCGATCCCGATCACGGGCTGCACGTTGGTTTCCAGGTGATATATTTTGTCATTTTTAATTAAATCAATTTTGTTACCCGCCAGCTTTTCTCCTTTCAAGCCCCGGGCCACGGGCAATGTTTCCGGTGTGAAGCGTTCGTGAAAACGGGTGGGATCCAGTAATGTGATCTGGCTAAGCTCATCACTCAGTGTGATAAGTTTGCTGGGTTTGAGTCCAAGAATTTCCCGTCCGGATTGGTTCAAAAACACAATTTCACTTTGCTTATTGATGACCATCACACCATCCGGGATCGCTTCCAGATATTGACTTACCAGCCGCTCTTTTTCATTTATTTCGTTTTGCAAAAGGACTTGTCTCCGCTTATCCAGATTCATGAAAATGATAGAAACGACGGTCAGAAATAGACCCACAATAGCCGTAACCATGATAAATCGCACCGAATTTTCCTGTGTACGCGCTACGAGCATGCGACGCGTATTGAGGTTATGGTTTTCGTGATATTCTATCTCATTAATTTTGTTTGTCAGCGACTTATTAAGCC
It includes:
- a CDS encoding sugar transferase translates to MELTSTSPGMVVEPKSYVALFRVIYLNKNLAQYLRFSEQYADSMQVEYFDSKEGVLRALEENYPADIILAHTESDGLQLLDTIRNNAGFGNIPFVLMVDKLSHEAIEMARKHHADDVFSVRFDDGDLITRIRYFKKRQWYVASKASQKIGAQSTRTPLWKRAIDVITTGTAVIILLPVFLLVALLIRLDSKGPVFYKSKRVGSGYKIFDLYKFRTMRTDADQLIRKMAALSMYNKTTEPLNQIESNGLCDECIAGNQCKSLLFHDGKEICEKLYHFQKDQKAAFMKFQNDPRITRFGQFLRNSSLDELPQLINILKGDMSLVGNRPLPLYEAEKMTTDDKILRFAGPAGLTGLWQVTKRGKGKADMSEEERTQLDITYAKEFSFKMDMQIILKTFPALLQSENV
- a CDS encoding acyltransferase encodes the protein MIEDFTTVNNGVGEVRIGNNSLIGLGNVIIGPITVGNNVILAQNIVASGLNHNYTDTRRPIHEQGVSVAPIVIEDDCWIGANSVITAGVTIGKHCVIAAGAVVTKSIPPYSVVVGNPARVIKQYDGSRNEWVKTI
- a CDS encoding TolC family protein, translated to MRYAVFLIPLFLITLTTHAQESLSKDVDYAYLEKLIAVTRANYPKIKMYDDRVTIAEYAIKKAKLSYFDIFNFSYLYSPNNNTATISPTLLSGYQLGFFVNIGAILQKPSLIKQAKVELSVMQHDKESFDLNMVAEVKKRYFTLIQKRAVYKVRSNAALDVESMVANVKKRFEMGQESLEKYNQILVMQTDHYQNLLNAESDILIAKSSLEELLGQKLEDVK
- a CDS encoding exopolysaccharide transport family protein, yielding MSEFVQFLRLLQRNKVTLILVPLITVILCYFLVRRLPDTFESHARIATGLVDKTDQVVTKAKDEQDQQIARKFESLIQVMRLKRTIDQVSYRLLLNHLKGLKDSTWREPVKELESMSKADKSKAIALITQKYKNREELFLSKPYENELNNIIVDMGYGANALREKLIIYRTGVGDYIDIEFEAENPELAAYVINTLSEEFISDNSTRVVGNNKKTIDFLQRFMLQKLSALNSRMNTLRNFKIQNRVLNLNEQAKSIYGQMADYETRREVAQKDIVALAAAINNIDKKFDPTERKYFESALTGINQKIIASKSNLRALNERYVVSNFDQRLKFSIDSLRNQLTEEIDEATDKYAYNPMALKQDLVTQKLQMEISLELAKSSVASIQGELNRLNRKFDGLVPNEATIQEYETSIDIASKEYIEALQRYNEASLEFSFPVYLRLIERAMPGEVQASKKMVLVVLSGVISLTFCVFVFFILYYIDKSIRYPLQLANATERPVLGYLNALDKGSNVSLSGMNASDDRSIRLYKNLVRSIRYELDNEIDDPKIIAVTSLSQGVGKTSFVVALAWAFSKINKSVLIIDGNFGQPDISKLNPDSSQIESFVKSNTVIEASAGQIRILGNKGGDISLLELADEKAVGDRLQVLKTQFDIILVETDSLTAMNKAKEWITFSDRVVAVFAAGRSISDEDQSKIQYLNNLDAKFSGWVLTNTEDIPEQAGKIGKPVEV
- a CDS encoding glycosyltransferase, whose protein sequence is MKIVEAVWLLTQFLIWYNLVFPVVLLLIYSIRSKDKLATAGALVPEEPDYGIIVTAYEYTQQLPTVVSSLLELDYQRYHIYVVADKCDITGLHFPSERVSLLRPEQTLGSNTRSHFYAIRHFIRPHSHLTIIDSDNLTDPQYLNELNVYFKAGFQAVQGVREAKNLDSTYACLDAARDIYYHFYDGKVLFGAGSSATLAGSGMAFTTALYKECLGHLDVTGAGFDKVLQEGIVSRKYRIAFAEKAIVYDEKTTGSDQLVKQRARWINTWFKYFALGFKIFFSGLTSLNRNQTLFGLVLLRPPLFIFLILSVFFLLINLFISIPVALMWFVGLCVFVMGFYISLKRSHTDSRIYQSLVNIPKFISFQLIALLNARKANQISVATRSGQTDEKQI
- a CDS encoding O-antigen ligase family protein: MEKDLQLFISNSNAAERTFKGKLHKLFLIDKLSNTTGLLILLLLSAGLGALIAYHGIIAGALIIVLMIGPPFIYSIVVFPQFGITVLLMLAYLLFFVGRLGIDFPLGTVMDGIQGLLILGFFIRQKRNPDWTMFRGQIGTMILIWIVYNITQVANPVAESRLAWVYTIRAVAIVMLTYFVFMYQIRTVEQVRFILKMWIGLATFAALYAFKQEFIGFSAAEEAWLYSDPNIKELLFISGHWRKFSIFSDPVAFSYNMVVSSILCIALLSYVKERWKKVVLAGLTVMMFTAMLFSGTRGAYVLLPAAMVLFVILKFNRQVLIGTAIAGVGIVFLILVPTSNSNIVRFQTAFKPNEDISFQARKNNQKRIQPYILSHPMGGGLGATGAWGQRFAPQSYLANFPPDSGYVRIAVELGWIGLAIFCVLMFFILREGINNYFSIRDPELKTYCMAMLLIVFAYNIGNYPQEALVQFPSNIYFYLVVALINVTKIIDEKQQIRKVRQEVVPEAQ
- a CDS encoding beta-1,6-N-acetylglucosaminyltransferase produces the protein MKIAHLILAHGQPAQLARLVRTLAHPDAYFFLHIDKKAVLPEFEAILPKENVFYVNKREKVGWGAYSIVQATINGLEAIVSSELNIGYINLLSGSDYPLKRADEIHNFFRDQNGKNFMEFLSVSHEWKEAIPRLSEYHLTDYHFSGKYFVQRWMNKLLPARKMPDNLVAVGRSQWMSITLDAAKYLLTYLKAHPEVTHFFKHTWAPDEIIFQTILYNSRLRDTMVNNNLRYIRWQDGKASPEIFTAMDEQDLLNSGALFARKFDMTSHPEILDQIDKKIFSYT
- a CDS encoding glycosyltransferase → MDIVITGQQAWDVEIGSNCKNIALEFSKHHRVLYVNSPLDRASLFKNSKDPKVLKRREVIKNKRDGLEKVQENLWVLYPDKLIESINWISSDKIFTFFNRRNNRIFADCIQKEIDKLGFKDIIHFNDNDMFRSFYLKDMLEPKLSIYYSRDYMRAVDYWKKHGDLLEPQLIAKSDLCVANSTYLADYCRKFNPNSYYVGQGCDLDIFLAGGNAPKPADLSHLSSPRIGYVGALQSIRLDMDLLRYIAEQRPTWNIVLVGPEDNEFLASKLHELPNVLFTGSRDISDLPAYINAFDVCLNPQLLNEVTIGNYPRKIDEYLAVGKPTVATSTDAMSVFSEHVYLGKSKDDYIKLIEQALSENSEARIAARRTFASSHTWENSVGEIYKAIGASGSGKKDYRYSNFN